From Parasphaerochaeta coccoides DSM 17374, a single genomic window includes:
- a CDS encoding DUF92 domain-containing protein → MVVEYLDSLLYQWGFLPAMLIISVFMTGVAVVAYLKKQLTISGTLAAWCVGVVVTWSLGTGGLFLLLFFFLSAAFLGRLGKASPQKHTAVLLQQKGGRRDAMQVFANGGAATIAALLFFVDGGSGTALVMFAAAVGEAVADTWAGEIGILSREKPRSLLTGNPVEPGMSGGVTFLGSMAAVIGSCATAAVWMVGCGAVFLGYDSLVFLYAGIATICGIAGCFLDSWLGATLQAHYEDSITGSLTERESSRGLPNRLMRGLKWLDNDMVNLISNFFAAAAAYALSLFV, encoded by the coding sequence ATGGTGGTAGAATACCTCGACTCCCTGCTTTATCAATGGGGGTTCCTTCCTGCAATGCTCATCATTTCTGTCTTCATGACAGGAGTGGCGGTGGTGGCTTACCTGAAAAAACAACTGACCATCTCCGGTACTCTTGCCGCTTGGTGCGTAGGCGTGGTCGTCACATGGTCATTGGGGACAGGAGGGCTGTTCCTCCTCCTTTTTTTCTTTCTCAGCGCAGCTTTCCTTGGCAGGTTGGGCAAGGCTTCCCCCCAGAAGCATACGGCGGTACTTCTACAGCAGAAAGGCGGGCGGCGCGATGCCATGCAGGTATTCGCCAACGGGGGAGCAGCTACAATCGCAGCCCTGTTGTTTTTCGTTGATGGCGGGAGCGGGACTGCCTTGGTGATGTTCGCCGCCGCAGTAGGAGAAGCCGTCGCCGACACGTGGGCGGGAGAAATTGGAATCCTGTCCCGTGAGAAGCCTCGTTCCCTCCTTACGGGAAACCCTGTTGAACCGGGGATGAGCGGAGGCGTTACTTTTTTGGGAAGCATGGCTGCCGTGATAGGTTCCTGTGCCACGGCTGCTGTTTGGATGGTGGGTTGCGGGGCGGTCTTCCTTGGTTATGACTCTTTGGTCTTCCTTTATGCCGGGATAGCCACGATATGCGGCATTGCAGGATGCTTTCTCGACAGCTGGCTTGGCGCGACGTTGCAGGCCCATTACGAGGATTCCATCACCGGCTCATTGACTGAAAGGGAATCAAGCAGAGGATTGCCTAATCGTCTGATGCGGGGACTGAAATGGCTGGACAATGACATGGTTAACCTAATTTCCAATTTTTTTGCCGCTGCGGCGGCATATGCCCTGTCACTTTTTGTTTGA
- the groL gene encoding chaperonin GroEL (60 kDa chaperone family; promotes refolding of misfolded polypeptides especially under stressful conditions; forms two stacked rings of heptamers to form a barrel-shaped 14mer; ends can be capped by GroES; misfolded proteins enter the barrel where they are refolded when GroES binds), which translates to MAKQLQFNEEARRSLVAGVEKISRAVMTTLGPKGRNVLLDKKFGAPTVTKDGVSVAREIELEDPFENMGAQLLKEVATKTNDVAGDGTTTATVLAWSITKEGMKSVAAGVNPMGIRRGIDKAVADAIVEIKKQAKVVSSKEEISQVAAISSNNDTTIGDEIANAMEKVGQDGVITIEESKTIETTTDFVEGMQFDRGYLSAYFANNRDTMTAVLDDPFILIVDKKISSMKDLLPVLEKVVQAGKPLLIIAEDVDGEALATLVVNSVRGTLNVVAVKAPGFGDRRKAMLEDIAILTGGEVISEELGLKLENADLSQLGRAKTVKVEKENTTIINGSGKAADIKDRIAQIKVQISDTTSDYDREKLQERLAKLSVGVAVVNVGAATEVEMKEKKLRVEDALNATRAAIEEGVIPGGGVALVQAAKTLEKTDLSKLPEEEQVGYKIVRRALEEPIRQIAENAGLDGSIIAEKCKNSEQGIGYDANAMKWVKMVDAGIIDPVKVARSALQNAASIAALILTTECAVTDIPAPEPAMPAGGGMGGMGGMM; encoded by the coding sequence ATGGCAAAACAGCTTCAGTTTAATGAAGAGGCACGTAGGTCTCTTGTAGCCGGTGTCGAAAAGATTTCCCGCGCTGTGATGACGACGCTTGGACCGAAGGGCAGGAACGTCCTGCTGGATAAAAAGTTCGGGGCTCCCACAGTGACCAAGGACGGAGTATCCGTCGCACGGGAGATAGAACTGGAGGATCCGTTTGAAAACATGGGTGCCCAGTTGCTTAAGGAAGTCGCGACAAAGACAAACGATGTCGCTGGTGACGGCACGACCACGGCCACCGTACTTGCTTGGTCCATCACCAAGGAAGGCATGAAAAGCGTTGCCGCGGGCGTTAACCCCATGGGCATCCGCCGGGGCATTGACAAGGCAGTCGCCGACGCCATCGTGGAGATTAAGAAGCAGGCCAAAGTGGTGAGCAGCAAGGAAGAGATTTCCCAGGTCGCCGCAATCAGCTCCAACAACGACACTACCATCGGCGATGAAATCGCGAACGCCATGGAGAAGGTCGGACAGGACGGCGTCATCACCATCGAGGAGTCCAAGACCATTGAGACGACCACTGATTTCGTCGAAGGCATGCAGTTTGATCGCGGCTATCTGTCCGCGTATTTCGCCAACAACCGTGACACCATGACTGCGGTGCTTGATGATCCTTTCATCTTGATTGTCGATAAGAAGATTTCCTCCATGAAGGATTTGCTCCCTGTTTTGGAGAAGGTCGTGCAGGCTGGCAAACCCCTGCTCATCATTGCAGAGGATGTCGATGGAGAGGCTTTGGCCACCCTGGTGGTGAACAGCGTCCGTGGAACCCTGAACGTTGTGGCTGTCAAGGCTCCTGGCTTTGGTGATCGCCGCAAGGCAATGCTGGAAGACATCGCCATTCTGACCGGTGGAGAGGTAATCAGTGAGGAACTTGGCCTGAAACTTGAGAATGCTGATCTTTCCCAGCTGGGACGTGCCAAGACTGTCAAGGTGGAGAAAGAGAATACCACAATCATCAATGGTTCCGGCAAGGCTGCCGACATCAAGGACCGTATTGCCCAAATCAAGGTGCAGATTTCCGATACGACCAGCGATTATGACCGCGAGAAACTTCAGGAGAGACTTGCCAAGCTGTCCGTTGGCGTTGCTGTTGTCAATGTTGGAGCGGCTACCGAGGTCGAGATGAAGGAGAAAAAGCTCCGTGTCGAGGATGCCCTGAACGCTACCCGCGCCGCTATTGAAGAAGGCGTGATTCCTGGCGGCGGTGTCGCCTTGGTTCAGGCTGCCAAAACTCTGGAGAAGACTGACCTTTCCAAGCTTCCTGAAGAGGAGCAGGTCGGTTACAAGATTGTGCGCCGCGCCCTTGAGGAACCTATCCGCCAGATTGCGGAGAATGCTGGTCTTGATGGTTCGATTATCGCTGAGAAGTGCAAGAACTCTGAGCAGGGCATAGGATATGACGCCAATGCCATGAAGTGGGTCAAGATGGTTGACGCAGGGATTATTGATCCCGTGAAGGTCGCCCGCAGCGCCCTCCAGAACGCCGCCTCAATAGCGGCGCTCATCCTGACCACCGAGTGTGCGGTCACCGACATTCCGGCTCCTGAGCCAGCAATGCCCGCAGGCGGTGGAATGGGAGGCATGGGCGGCATGATGTAA
- the yajC gene encoding preprotein translocase subunit YajC → MHALIAALGASGASGSPSGGSSIPTLVTFGLVAFIFYFMIIRPQRKRDKEAKNMIAAIKKGDRVVTIGGIYGTIVTVKENTVVLKVDDNARLEFAKSAISSVVNKKVEPVSEAKESKETKGKETFKKKDEAEDAVIVEDKAPAPAADDVQTAETADATKTK, encoded by the coding sequence ATGCATGCATTGATAGCAGCTCTCGGAGCGTCTGGCGCCAGTGGTTCGCCTTCTGGAGGCAGTTCCATACCGACCCTTGTCACCTTTGGTCTTGTCGCCTTCATTTTCTATTTCATGATTATCCGTCCCCAGAGGAAACGTGACAAGGAAGCCAAGAACATGATCGCCGCCATTAAGAAAGGCGACCGTGTCGTCACCATCGGCGGTATCTACGGAACTATTGTGACGGTGAAGGAGAACACAGTTGTCCTGAAGGTTGATGATAATGCGCGGCTTGAGTTTGCCAAGTCTGCGATTTCCAGCGTCGTCAACAAGAAAGTCGAGCCTGTGTCCGAAGCCAAGGAGTCCAAGGAGACGAAAGGCAAGGAAACCTTCAAGAAGAAAGACGAGGCTGAAGATGCTGTCATTGTGGAAGACAAGGCTCCAGCTCCTGCTGCCGATGATGTACAAACCGCAGAAACCGCGGATGCCACGAAAACAAAATAA
- the secD gene encoding protein translocase subunit SecD: MNKRGRLVVVLLVAVLAVVFLVPTITWYGFIPQETKDLALSSVARISDYAGERGKADLDELLGLVDKNENALLPAEYAYLKDSVKSWYADAGKAVPSPWTVVDVFRTQPNADAMQALLEAHYRNEILEVRDSSRRVIKLGHDLVGGTSVSLKADFATLEESLGRSLSAVEKSDILRRSAEILRDRLDAFGLAEPSVNIIGADTVTAVIPGYADTDSFAGYLAGKESLSFRLLDASLSNQIVSYYNSNPDAMFDADGNLAQPDTLPAGKKVVGFYYTDNYGSQFLYAPYVVDEESALEGKYVENALTYAGTASTDAGVRFNLDATGSDIFYKLTSANTNAYYVVEFDGKIIAPPQSITTGIRGSVAVPGFPASTANELVRALSTDAFPVALEVTGVHAVGPSLGLKGVTTGIAAAVGGLLLALALMFVVYNVTGLAANASLLFNALVFLAVLSSLGITFTVAGLVAAAIILLVCLDAHVVLFERIKEEKAVGKTDQAAIRSGYAKSMTNIVEIHLVLLLVAIVLSQIGSIALEGFAIILAIGLVSSLFSVLYVTRLILDATVTERKSAKLHISWRRN, translated from the coding sequence ATGAATAAACGAGGACGTTTGGTAGTTGTTCTTCTGGTTGCAGTGCTGGCGGTGGTCTTTCTTGTCCCCACCATCACATGGTATGGCTTCATACCCCAGGAAACAAAGGATTTGGCATTGAGTTCGGTTGCCCGTATCTCCGATTACGCCGGAGAGAGGGGAAAGGCCGACTTAGATGAATTATTGGGGCTTGTCGATAAAAATGAGAACGCCTTGCTTCCCGCTGAATACGCTTACCTGAAAGATAGTGTGAAATCTTGGTATGCGGATGCAGGGAAAGCTGTTCCCTCCCCGTGGACTGTCGTGGATGTATTCCGCACACAGCCCAACGCCGATGCCATGCAAGCTCTCCTTGAAGCGCATTATCGCAACGAGATTCTGGAGGTTCGTGATTCCAGCCGACGTGTGATTAAATTAGGGCACGACCTTGTGGGCGGGACTTCCGTCAGCTTGAAAGCGGATTTTGCCACTCTTGAAGAATCCTTGGGTCGTTCGCTCTCCGCTGTTGAAAAGTCTGATATCCTCCGCCGTTCCGCGGAAATACTCCGCGACAGGCTTGATGCCTTCGGTCTGGCGGAGCCTTCAGTGAACATCATCGGTGCTGATACCGTCACGGCTGTCATACCGGGCTATGCCGACACTGATAGCTTTGCAGGATACCTGGCAGGCAAGGAATCTCTTTCCTTCCGTCTGCTTGACGCTTCTCTTTCCAACCAGATTGTTTCTTATTATAACAGTAACCCTGATGCAATGTTTGACGCTGATGGAAACCTTGCGCAGCCGGATACGCTTCCCGCAGGCAAAAAGGTCGTCGGTTTCTATTACACGGATAATTACGGGTCACAGTTCCTGTATGCACCGTATGTAGTAGATGAGGAAAGCGCGCTGGAAGGAAAGTATGTTGAAAATGCCTTGACCTATGCCGGTACTGCCAGCACCGATGCTGGAGTGCGTTTCAACCTTGATGCCACGGGCAGCGATATTTTCTATAAACTTACCTCGGCGAACACCAACGCCTATTATGTGGTTGAGTTTGATGGAAAGATTATTGCTCCTCCCCAGTCCATCACGACCGGTATCCGTGGTTCCGTCGCTGTGCCCGGCTTCCCCGCGTCAACAGCCAATGAGTTGGTTCGCGCTCTGAGTACGGATGCCTTCCCTGTTGCCCTTGAAGTGACGGGAGTCCATGCTGTCGGACCTTCCCTCGGACTCAAAGGAGTGACCACGGGAATTGCCGCTGCTGTGGGAGGACTCCTGCTTGCGCTGGCTCTTATGTTCGTCGTGTATAATGTTACTGGCTTGGCTGCCAATGCTTCCCTTTTGTTCAATGCTCTGGTTTTCCTTGCTGTGCTTTCGTCTCTCGGCATAACGTTCACTGTGGCGGGACTGGTGGCAGCGGCCATCATCCTGCTGGTTTGCCTTGATGCACATGTTGTGCTCTTTGAACGAATCAAGGAAGAAAAGGCCGTAGGCAAGACTGATCAGGCGGCAATTCGCAGCGGCTACGCCAAGTCGATGACAAACATCGTGGAAATCCATCTTGTCCTCCTTCTTGTCGCTATTGTCCTGTCCCAGATTGGAAGCATCGCCCTTGAAGGGTTTGCAATCATCCTTGCGATTGGTCTGGTGAGTTCCCTCTTTTCCGTCCTGTACGTGACACGACTCATTCTTGATGCCACCGTGACGGAACGAAAGAGCGCGAAACTGCATATCAGCTGGAGGAGAAACTAA
- the ispH gene encoding 4-hydroxy-3-methylbut-2-enyl diphosphate reductase gives MKMKLVMARAMGFCNGVKRAITVASAALAASGNAQGVAVTGPLVHNHQVTDALEAQGLHVLETDDEIPPETTRVVIRAHGITDARRKKLECACLDIYDATCPLVSRAQDVIRTQAGKGRHIVVVGVPSHGETVSMMGVDFPDGTPIHASLVSSVEGVASLPVDKALTVMVQSTFPQKEWNVIEKTLKERSFFQDVEFGNAICPASVQRRKAVEELCDSCDAIVVIGGRHSSNTVALTEIVAERKLPVFHVENADEVPVLIVGYKIVGITAGASTPKDVITAVCSKLRFLADSQTTTSPMDSALS, from the coding sequence ATGAAGATGAAACTGGTCATGGCGCGGGCAATGGGTTTTTGCAACGGAGTCAAGAGAGCCATCACTGTTGCCTCTGCTGCCCTTGCTGCGTCGGGGAACGCTCAAGGCGTGGCTGTCACTGGCCCGTTGGTGCATAATCATCAGGTGACTGATGCACTGGAAGCCCAAGGGTTGCATGTCCTTGAAACCGATGATGAGATTCCACCAGAAACTACACGGGTCGTAATTCGTGCCCATGGCATCACAGATGCACGAAGAAAGAAACTGGAGTGTGCTTGTCTGGATATTTACGACGCAACGTGTCCTCTGGTCTCCCGCGCTCAAGATGTCATTCGTACCCAAGCAGGCAAGGGGCGTCATATTGTGGTCGTCGGGGTTCCGTCCCATGGAGAGACGGTCTCCATGATGGGAGTTGACTTTCCTGATGGAACGCCGATTCACGCTTCCCTTGTTTCCTCGGTGGAGGGTGTCGCTTCCTTGCCGGTCGATAAGGCTTTGACAGTGATGGTTCAGTCAACCTTTCCCCAGAAGGAATGGAATGTCATTGAAAAAACCTTGAAGGAACGGAGCTTCTTCCAAGATGTAGAATTTGGCAATGCCATTTGTCCAGCTTCTGTTCAACGTCGCAAGGCGGTGGAAGAGCTGTGTGATTCCTGTGATGCCATCGTCGTCATCGGTGGCCGCCACAGTTCCAATACCGTTGCCCTTACGGAAATCGTGGCAGAAAGGAAGCTTCCCGTCTTTCATGTAGAAAATGCTGACGAAGTCCCTGTTCTCATAGTAGGATATAAAATAGTAGGCATCACCGCGGGAGCTTCAACTCCCAAGGACGTGATTACCGCTGTATGCTCGAAGTTGCGTTTTCTTGCGGACAGCCAGACAACCACGTCCCCTATGGATTCCGCTCTGTCGTGA
- a CDS encoding redox-sensing transcriptional repressor Rex, producing the protein MIHKTLGPIPVPTIKRLPSYLRVVKQYKSEGVKWVSATMIAEELRLTPIQVRKDISCTGIEGRPKVGFQIDDLIDAIIYNLGWDNTTDAIIVGAGHLGQALAGYEGFDSYGLRIIGAFDHNKKKVGGHIGKVEIYHVDTMESFVLNNRIRLGVIAVPAKAAQDIATRMADCGILGIWNFAPRDLKVPDGVILQRTDLATSFAVISAKLRREISVGEYYAPIIDD; encoded by the coding sequence ATGATTCATAAAACCCTGGGTCCGATTCCCGTGCCGACAATCAAGCGTTTGCCCTCATACCTGCGTGTTGTCAAACAATACAAGAGTGAAGGCGTCAAATGGGTGAGTGCCACCATGATTGCCGAGGAACTGAGATTGACGCCTATCCAAGTACGCAAGGATATTTCCTGCACCGGAATAGAAGGCCGTCCCAAGGTGGGTTTCCAGATAGACGACCTGATTGATGCCATCATCTATAATTTAGGTTGGGATAATACGACGGATGCCATTATTGTAGGCGCCGGTCATCTTGGACAGGCGTTGGCCGGATATGAAGGCTTTGATAGTTACGGTTTGAGGATTATCGGAGCATTCGACCATAATAAGAAGAAAGTCGGCGGACACATAGGCAAGGTCGAGATATATCATGTCGATACCATGGAATCCTTTGTCCTGAATAACCGCATACGTCTGGGAGTCATCGCCGTTCCCGCGAAAGCTGCGCAGGATATCGCGACCCGGATGGCGGACTGCGGAATCCTTGGCATATGGAACTTTGCCCCCCGCGACCTGAAGGTTCCTGACGGAGTGATTCTCCAGCGAACCGATCTTGCCACTAGCTTTGCCGTAATTTCCGCGAAACTGAGGCGTGAGATTAGCGTCGGGGAATACTATGCTCCCATCATTGATGACTGA
- a CDS encoding GAF domain-containing protein: protein MKLDEGLLTALCDLIEEAGDIHSQYCGLANAAAFLAVNTPDINWLGFYVTVEDGAVGDASSQGRYLILGPFSGLPACTRITWGKGVCGTAVSQDIVQRVADVHAFAGHIACDPASRSELVIPLHDAKGVVVGVLDIDSPVPDRFSPDDEIFFSAAARIIERKLFSW from the coding sequence ATGAAGCTTGATGAAGGACTCCTCACGGCTCTGTGCGACCTCATTGAGGAAGCAGGGGACATTCATTCCCAATATTGCGGACTTGCCAACGCAGCGGCATTTCTTGCCGTCAACACCCCTGATATCAACTGGCTGGGTTTCTATGTGACCGTGGAAGATGGTGCCGTGGGAGACGCTTCCTCCCAAGGCAGATATCTCATCCTGGGACCTTTTTCCGGACTTCCTGCCTGTACGCGCATCACGTGGGGGAAGGGCGTCTGTGGAACTGCCGTGTCCCAGGACATCGTCCAGCGGGTGGCGGATGTACACGCCTTTGCCGGTCACATAGCCTGTGACCCCGCGTCCCGCAGCGAGCTTGTCATCCCGCTTCATGATGCAAAAGGCGTGGTAGTCGGTGTCCTTGACATCGACAGCCCGGTTCCTGACAGATTTTCTCCTGATGATGAAATCTTTTTCAGCGCGGCCGCGCGCATCATCGAGAGAAAGCTCTTTTCCTGGTGA
- the thrS gene encoding threonine--tRNA ligase — protein MAEIMEKGGQDAAQEKLERIRHSMAHVMAEAVLQMFPTAQIAIGPVIENGFYYDFDLPRPLVKDDLEEITERMKKIIAEDKPFIRTVVSRDEARRRFSDQKYKVELLDAIPADEDVSLYDQGGFIDLCRGPHVASTKELRSDSFALLNIAGAYWRGKETNPMLTRIYGTAWANPKDLRLYLQHLEDVEKRDNRRLGKEQDLFSLHEEAGPGLVYWHPRGARVRVAIENFWRDEHYKNGYEMVFSPHVGRSWLWETSGHLGFYKDSMYPAMEMDKSDYYVKPMNCPFHIMIYNNSKRSYRDLPIRMAELGTVYRYEKAGALHGLMRVRGFTQDDAHLFCTPEQMDDEIRKVLEFSLYMLRSFGFQDVKAYLSTRPEESVGERERWDAATKALRNAIEKEGLAYEVDEGGGAFYGPKIDLKVKDAIGREWQLSTVQFDFNMSDRFQMTFVDKDGQEKRPYMIHRALLGSIERFFGVLIENYAGAFPPWLAPEQIMVVPVGEAFFPYATALRDRLRKEGLRADADLSDDRMNAKIRNAQLHKIPYQLVVGEREQSEDKVSVRYRNGNKANDVPTADFIAEVKAAVAAREQV, from the coding sequence ATGGCTGAAATAATGGAAAAGGGCGGACAGGATGCCGCGCAGGAAAAACTGGAACGTATCAGACATTCCATGGCACACGTGATGGCGGAAGCGGTACTCCAGATGTTTCCGACGGCTCAGATTGCCATTGGACCGGTGATTGAGAATGGGTTTTATTATGACTTTGATCTGCCCCGGCCACTGGTCAAGGATGATTTAGAGGAAATCACCGAGAGGATGAAGAAGATTATTGCCGAAGACAAGCCATTCATTCGTACTGTCGTCTCCCGTGATGAGGCGCGTCGGCGTTTTTCCGACCAGAAATACAAAGTCGAGCTGCTTGATGCCATACCCGCCGACGAGGATGTTTCCCTTTATGACCAAGGTGGCTTCATCGACCTATGTCGTGGCCCCCATGTGGCTTCCACCAAGGAGCTTCGCTCTGATTCCTTTGCCCTGCTCAACATAGCCGGCGCATATTGGAGGGGTAAGGAGACGAACCCCATGCTGACACGCATCTATGGCACGGCATGGGCCAATCCTAAAGATTTGAGACTGTACCTCCAACATCTGGAAGACGTCGAAAAACGGGACAACAGACGGTTAGGCAAGGAACAGGATCTTTTCAGCCTGCATGAGGAAGCGGGTCCCGGTCTGGTCTACTGGCATCCGCGTGGAGCCAGGGTCAGGGTCGCCATAGAGAATTTCTGGCGTGACGAACACTATAAGAACGGTTATGAGATGGTGTTTTCTCCCCATGTGGGACGGTCATGGCTCTGGGAGACAAGCGGCCACCTTGGATTCTACAAGGACAGCATGTATCCTGCCATGGAGATGGACAAGTCAGACTATTATGTGAAGCCGATGAACTGTCCTTTCCATATCATGATTTACAACAACAGCAAGCGTTCATACCGTGACCTGCCGATACGCATGGCCGAGCTGGGGACTGTCTATCGGTACGAGAAGGCGGGAGCCCTTCATGGTCTGATGCGGGTTCGCGGGTTCACTCAGGATGATGCCCATTTGTTCTGTACTCCCGAACAGATGGATGATGAAATCCGGAAGGTTCTTGAATTTTCCCTCTACATGCTCCGTTCTTTCGGATTCCAGGATGTGAAAGCTTACCTGTCCACCCGTCCTGAAGAATCAGTAGGTGAACGGGAACGCTGGGATGCCGCTACCAAGGCTCTGCGCAACGCCATAGAGAAAGAAGGACTTGCCTATGAGGTCGATGAAGGAGGCGGAGCTTTCTATGGGCCGAAGATTGACTTGAAGGTAAAGGATGCCATCGGACGCGAATGGCAGCTATCCACCGTACAGTTCGACTTCAACATGTCAGACCGTTTCCAGATGACTTTCGTGGACAAGGACGGACAGGAGAAACGCCCGTACATGATTCATCGTGCCCTTTTGGGTTCCATTGAGAGGTTCTTCGGTGTCCTCATTGAAAACTATGCCGGAGCGTTCCCGCCATGGCTTGCCCCGGAACAGATCATGGTAGTGCCTGTGGGAGAGGCTTTTTTCCCGTATGCCACGGCATTGAGGGATCGTCTGCGCAAGGAAGGACTCCGGGCAGACGCCGACCTGAGCGATGACCGGATGAATGCCAAGATACGCAATGCCCAGCTCCACAAGATACCGTACCAGCTTGTCGTTGGTGAACGTGAGCAGAGTGAGGACAAGGTGTCGGTTCGCTATCGTAATGGCAATAAGGCCAATGATGTCCCGACAGCTGATTTCATTGCCGAAGTGAAGGCCGCGGTAGCCGCGCGGGAGCAGGTGTAA